A window of the Dyadobacter pollutisoli genome harbors these coding sequences:
- a CDS encoding YceI family protein: MTKKNITYWVAATLFLSSFTFMMFQNWNIASGYSVKFDGKYAHGSFEKLNGTISFDPLNPGSSKFDVTVDVASISTGIELKNKHAKGDKWFDVEKYPVIHFVSSLVSKADTGFVVHGELEMHGIKKDIAIPFAFRTDAGQTVFYGKFKVNRGDFAIGKTNGKDSDSTSVEVYVPVSAAQ; the protein is encoded by the coding sequence ATGACTAAGAAAAACATTACTTATTGGGTTGCGGCGACATTGTTTCTGAGTTCTTTCACCTTTATGATGTTTCAAAACTGGAACATAGCATCTGGTTACTCGGTCAAGTTTGACGGAAAGTATGCCCACGGAAGCTTTGAGAAGTTGAATGGCACGATCAGTTTCGATCCATTGAACCCAGGCAGTTCAAAATTTGATGTGACCGTAGACGTAGCCTCGATCAGCACCGGCATCGAATTGAAGAACAAGCACGCCAAAGGCGACAAATGGTTTGACGTGGAGAAGTATCCGGTCATTCATTTCGTCTCTTCTTTGGTTTCTAAGGCAGATACCGGTTTTGTGGTGCATGGTGAGCTGGAAATGCATGGTATTAAAAAGGACATCGCTATTCCATTCGCATTTCGTACTGATGCTGGTCAGACGGTGTTTTACGGGAAATTCAAAGTAAACAGGGGAGATTTTGCTATCGGGAAAACCAATGGCAAGGATTCCGATTCAACGTCGGTGGAGGTATATGTGCCGGTCAGTGCAGCGCAGTAA
- a CDS encoding TlpA family protein disulfide reductase produces MKSFTQKSFPSDWKATLLSTLTIIACVGTLSAQPDEPRVTRYNGKVSQQFVMNKETPIIDHSTGKRISYATYDELLTKNPGKYKTQPIFDKYGKPSSFEVIKKSQLMIQSDGSVMQNPDLMPEIGEPIAPFVMTGLDGKEYNSEKLKGKYILLGFWVKFEKPLYTLASTKVISSFIDGNRQKGVEIVSLGTTLNTEDECLDAIPKRNCGFVPVPDSYGFNHRYKISETPYFILIDRKGIIKAMAPHTEFSKISELVLR; encoded by the coding sequence TTGAAATCTTTTACTCAAAAATCGTTCCCAAGTGACTGGAAAGCAACGCTGCTTTCCACATTGACAATCATCGCCTGTGTAGGTACGCTGAGCGCCCAACCCGATGAACCAAGGGTGACCCGCTATAACGGAAAGGTGAGCCAGCAGTTTGTGATGAATAAAGAAACGCCCATCATTGATCATTCAACTGGTAAGCGGATCAGCTATGCCACTTACGATGAGCTGCTGACGAAGAACCCGGGTAAATACAAAACTCAGCCGATATTCGACAAATATGGAAAACCTTCGTCTTTTGAAGTGATTAAAAAGAGCCAGTTAATGATCCAAAGTGACGGATCGGTGATGCAGAATCCGGATCTGATGCCGGAAATAGGAGAGCCCATCGCACCTTTTGTGATGACTGGTCTGGATGGAAAAGAGTATAATTCTGAGAAATTAAAAGGAAAGTATATCCTGCTTGGCTTTTGGGTAAAGTTTGAAAAACCACTTTATACATTGGCCAGCACCAAGGTAATTTCCAGTTTTATTGATGGAAACCGGCAAAAAGGTGTGGAAATTGTGTCATTGGGCACCACATTAAATACCGAGGATGAATGCCTGGACGCTATTCCCAAACGTAACTGCGGCTTTGTTCCAGTGCCCGATTCTTATGGTTTTAACCATCGGTACAAGATCAGCGAAACACCTTATTTTATCCTCATTGATAGAAAAGGAATAATAAAGGCTATGGCTCCCCATACCGAATTTTCTAAGATCAGTGAACTGGTTTTGAGATAA
- a CDS encoding helix-turn-helix domain-containing protein, with protein MAALTLNSADIMDFGHFPDPQSVGQPPVPGPGNGFIGVYRSEIGTIRFKNAMFPHMHVMDLRWETEREMVLHDSTLSDTININFQMAGNLDTKFWGITHELNMRPGTHNLVFSPEGGDINRVCSNSLLEMFHISLEKNFFRHAIGCDDHWSEQIQNNLEYDRPFSGIKGTLGVTPPMLRLIEEIRECNAAGPMRNLLIQSKTLELLALQMDQFRRPYVTHDEIHSADAEKLHQLRAYLDANFLAEQNLAHLSKICLLNEFKVKKGFKLLFGTTVFGYLRQLRMEYAKKLLSNCKISVEEVADALGYEHAHHFSTAFKKYTGKNPSHYM; from the coding sequence ATGGCTGCCCTGACCCTCAACTCAGCGGATATTATGGATTTTGGCCACTTCCCTGATCCACAATCGGTAGGCCAGCCGCCGGTACCAGGTCCAGGCAATGGATTCATTGGGGTGTATCGTTCCGAGATCGGCACGATCCGCTTCAAAAATGCAATGTTTCCGCACATGCATGTGATGGATTTGCGGTGGGAAACGGAACGTGAAATGGTGCTACACGATTCCACATTGTCGGATACGATCAACATTAATTTCCAGATGGCGGGAAATCTGGATACCAAATTCTGGGGGATCACGCACGAACTTAATATGCGTCCAGGAACACATAACCTGGTGTTTTCGCCCGAGGGCGGCGACATTAACCGGGTTTGCTCCAACAGCCTTCTTGAAATGTTTCATATCAGTCTGGAAAAGAACTTTTTCAGACATGCGATCGGCTGCGATGATCATTGGAGTGAGCAGATCCAAAATAATCTGGAATATGACAGGCCATTTTCAGGAATAAAGGGAACGCTGGGCGTGACCCCCCCAATGCTCCGGCTGATTGAAGAAATACGTGAATGCAATGCAGCAGGGCCCATGCGAAATCTTTTGATTCAGTCTAAAACGCTCGAATTGCTGGCATTGCAGATGGACCAGTTTCGACGACCTTATGTGACGCATGACGAAATTCATAGTGCTGATGCTGAGAAGTTGCATCAGCTGAGAGCCTACCTGGATGCTAATTTTCTAGCTGAGCAAAATCTTGCACATTTGAGCAAGATTTGTTTACTGAACGAATTCAAGGTCAAAAAGGGATTTAAGCTGCTTTTTGGAACTACTGTTTTTGGATATTTGAGGCAGCTGCGGATGGAGTATGCCAAGAAATTGCTCTCAAACTGCAAGATTTCAGTTGAGGAAGTGGCTGATGCGCTGGGTTACGAGCATGCGCATCATTTTTCAACAGCATTCAAAAAATATACCGGTAAAAATCCTTCACATTATATGTAA
- a CDS encoding GNAT family N-acetyltransferase yields the protein MNSSEFLPADLEQLPALQPSDWGDLIPRFRYFIESDVCSPVKIEENGQMVAIGTSVFHSDTAWLACIVVHPDHRNKGLGNTVTRSLIDDIDRNRYETIYLDATEYGYPVYKKLGFEVETQYAHLRLETGPVALPISPNIIPYEDKFNAQVLALDRMVSGEDRSAILKDFLSQMKVYLKENQVHGFYIPGWGDGPIIAHNNEAGLELMKLRIQEYDSAVLPIANLAAMEFLNEHRFEIRKHSRRMLLGKQRDWKPELLFNRISGQLG from the coding sequence ATGAATAGTTCCGAATTTCTGCCGGCAGATCTTGAACAACTGCCGGCTCTTCAACCTTCTGACTGGGGCGATCTGATTCCGAGATTCCGGTATTTTATCGAATCTGATGTTTGTTCACCTGTTAAAATTGAGGAAAACGGGCAAATGGTGGCCATCGGAACGTCGGTTTTTCATAGCGATACGGCCTGGCTTGCCTGTATTGTCGTGCATCCCGATCACAGGAATAAGGGACTTGGAAATACGGTCACTCGTTCTCTGATCGACGATATTGACAGAAACCGCTACGAAACCATATACCTGGATGCTACGGAATATGGTTATCCGGTTTATAAAAAACTGGGCTTCGAAGTTGAAACTCAATATGCTCACCTTCGTTTGGAAACCGGGCCGGTTGCTCTCCCTATATCGCCCAACATTATTCCGTACGAGGACAAATTCAATGCACAGGTTTTGGCGCTGGACCGAATGGTTTCAGGAGAAGATCGCAGCGCTATATTGAAAGATTTCCTCTCACAAATGAAAGTTTACCTTAAAGAAAACCAGGTACATGGCTTTTACATTCCGGGCTGGGGCGACGGGCCGATTATCGCTCACAACAATGAAGCAGGGCTGGAACTGATGAAATTACGCATTCAGGAATACGACTCTGCCGTATTACCGATCGCCAATCTAGCCGCAATGGAATTCCTGAACGAACATCGTTTTGAAATACGCAAACATTCACGCCGCATGTTACTCGGGAAGCAAAGAGATTGGAAACCGGAGCTGCTATTCAACAGGATCAGTGGACAGCTGGGCTAA
- a CDS encoding DUF6883 domain-containing protein gives MSKLPNCTKAIVAINKIEGYLLNFDHPEGRSKAIFFRKFGYSASNQYDFIHALLEMACAGKFPS, from the coding sequence CTGTCGAAATTACCGAATTGCACCAAAGCAATTGTAGCTATTAATAAGATTGAAGGCTATTTACTAAATTTTGATCATCCGGAAGGCAGATCGAAAGCCATATTTTTTCGTAAATTTGGATATAGTGCCTCTAACCAGTATGATTTTATCCATGCGCTGCTAGAAATGGCTTGCGCGGGGAAATTTCCTTCTTAA
- a CDS encoding RNA polymerase sigma factor produces MEKIFLQTIKEHQNIIHKISRMYRNTKEDQQDLFQEIVFQLWRAFPGFRQESKVSTWIYRIALNTAIAVYRKSKVNISLSDDLPEHADLETDISEQEELMYRALRQLNDSEKALISLYLEDYSYQEIADITGISENYVGVRLNRIKEKLKSILNQK; encoded by the coding sequence ATGGAAAAGATTTTCCTGCAAACTATTAAGGAACACCAGAATATCATTCACAAAATCAGCCGGATGTACCGGAACACGAAGGAGGATCAGCAAGATCTTTTCCAGGAAATCGTGTTTCAGCTCTGGCGCGCTTTCCCTGGTTTCAGGCAGGAATCGAAAGTGAGTACCTGGATCTACCGGATCGCCCTTAACACCGCCATTGCAGTTTACCGAAAGTCAAAGGTCAACATTAGTTTGTCGGACGATCTGCCGGAGCACGCTGATTTGGAAACTGATATTTCAGAGCAGGAAGAACTAATGTACAGGGCCCTGAGGCAGCTCAATGATTCAGAAAAGGCACTTATTTCTCTCTATCTGGAAGATTATTCTTACCAGGAAATTGCCGACATCACCGGTATCAGCGAAAACTATGTCGGTGTACGGCTCAACCGGATTAAAGAAAAACTCAAATCCATTTTAAACCAAAAATAA
- a CDS encoding FG-GAP-like repeat-containing protein produces MKHYYKHVVALLLVTFTAASFYIFKTVTAEQQTKVTVAGSARQLPLGTPEPDIVQEATVADIQKGLVQREYHITFDEEKQSLQSPNRKQNLRAYYRPGVLTIQNRKDSAGHNFKLKLVNEGIFADGKKIYSPQDKADVGNASNQVDIKHAGFIEQYINNEEGVRQNFIVQSAPKGTNELQVRLSAKGLNVNDLGNNELHFYDENTDGTARKQLVYKDLKCWDATGRELIASLSYKNEQILISVNTSGVSYPVTIDPIVVNGHPGNANGLLECNQVAGNAGVVSSAGDVNGDGYSDVLVGAPYYDKGEVNEGVVFVYHGSATGIGSNPALVLESNQAESRFGQTVSTAGDLNNDGFSDVLVGAPAYDKGQSNEGVVFVYHGSAAGIKTNAVLLLECNQIEARLGNSVSLAGDVNGDNYSDIIVGAPLYDKGQTNEGVAFVYHGSAAGINPVAAFTIESNQVEAKLGNSVTGAGDVNGDGYSDVIAGAMWYDKGQVNEGAAFVYHGSAAGITGNAVSILESNQADAILGLSVAGAGDVNGDGYSDVIIGAYLYDNGQLNEGAAFVYHGSAAGINVNAATVLESNQAEAQTGYSVASAGDVNGDGYGDVIVGANYYDNAQSNEGGAFVYKGSVNGLIASAASVLESNQVNASLGGSVASAGDVNGDGYSDIVVGAPLYDKGENDEGVAFVWHGSPYNLDMVTSLSLDLNQQNSLIGYSVAGAGDVNGDGYDDTIIGAYLYDNGQSDEGAVFLYLGSSNGNNIVYSVILESNLHNAAFGKSVASAGDINDDGYGDVIIGAPYYTNGEIYEGAAYIYYGSMNGLDKNTYTILQSNQANAWMGRSAASAGDVNGDGYGDVVVGAEAFDNGQFNEGVVFIYHGSANGIIPQFVLRLESDQQTAYMGYSVSGAGDVNGDGYDDVVVGAPYYIKGQTPEGRAFVYYGSSNGINVLSRLTLEENQAESEFGWSVSKAGDINGDGYADVVVGAPGYDKDLQNEGAAFVYNGSAAGLNSNFTMILKGNQSESRFASSLSGAGDVNGDGYSDIIVGAPHFYKIQTVGGNIVKLYNGKAFLFCGSELGVKAMPMSTFEVLDDQSEMGQSVSGAGDLNGDGYCDIVIGCPEFGNSGAAFVCYGNTGNNLKNNLRLYNSDLTTVINHNQFPQNNFGAGLYARSFLGRNKGKLVWETRAKGQGFSKGGNNVITNSTQSTGSQNAYTGLGLGGTELKSVITKQGPATKVRVRIKYDPTLALTGQTYGPWRYLPAYLLGTNIAPVPEDAMAETVKRKAEILEKGNFSETVSIYPNPVSDRLFVESKTPEQIREMQLLTINGKSVCKSSGGTREIDVRHLEPGVYILIVTHLDGSKLSKKVMIRR; encoded by the coding sequence ATGAAACATTATTACAAGCATGTCGTGGCGCTGCTGTTGGTTACATTTACCGCAGCTTCGTTTTACATTTTCAAAACAGTTACAGCAGAGCAACAGACGAAAGTCACCGTTGCCGGAAGTGCGAGGCAACTGCCACTAGGGACACCTGAGCCCGATATAGTACAGGAAGCTACAGTGGCCGACATTCAGAAGGGCCTCGTGCAGCGAGAGTACCATATCACGTTTGATGAGGAAAAGCAATCATTGCAAAGCCCAAACCGCAAGCAAAACCTGCGCGCCTACTACCGGCCCGGCGTTTTGACCATCCAGAACCGCAAAGACTCAGCTGGTCATAATTTCAAACTAAAACTGGTTAATGAAGGGATTTTTGCTGATGGTAAAAAGATTTATTCGCCTCAGGATAAAGCAGATGTAGGCAATGCAAGTAATCAGGTTGACATTAAACATGCCGGATTCATTGAGCAGTATATTAATAATGAAGAAGGCGTCCGTCAGAATTTCATTGTACAGTCTGCCCCGAAAGGCACCAATGAATTACAGGTCAGGCTTTCTGCAAAGGGATTGAATGTCAATGACCTGGGGAATAATGAGCTTCATTTTTATGATGAAAATACTGATGGCACGGCCAGGAAACAGTTGGTATATAAAGATCTCAAATGCTGGGATGCCACTGGCAGGGAACTGATCGCGTCTTTGTCCTATAAAAATGAACAGATTTTGATCAGCGTCAATACCTCCGGCGTAAGCTACCCGGTTACCATCGACCCTATCGTCGTCAATGGCCATCCGGGTAATGCGAATGGCCTGTTGGAATGCAACCAGGTTGCAGGCAATGCCGGTGTGGTGTCAAGTGCCGGGGATGTAAACGGGGATGGATATAGTGATGTACTGGTAGGTGCCCCGTATTACGACAAGGGAGAAGTCAATGAAGGTGTTGTATTTGTTTATCACGGTTCCGCTACGGGAATCGGTTCCAATCCAGCTTTGGTTTTGGAAAGCAACCAGGCCGAGTCGCGGTTCGGGCAAACCGTTTCAACAGCGGGGGATCTCAATAACGATGGGTTCAGTGATGTTCTGGTGGGCGCACCGGCCTACGACAAAGGCCAAAGCAATGAAGGTGTCGTATTTGTCTATCACGGCTCGGCGGCCGGTATAAAAACCAATGCGGTGTTACTCCTGGAATGCAACCAGATAGAGGCCCGCCTGGGGAATTCGGTCAGCCTAGCCGGTGATGTCAACGGGGACAATTATAGTGACATTATTGTCGGGGCCCCATTGTATGACAAGGGCCAAACTAATGAAGGGGTTGCTTTTGTGTACCACGGGTCAGCGGCAGGTATCAATCCGGTTGCAGCATTTACAATAGAAAGCAACCAGGTTGAAGCAAAACTAGGCAATTCGGTGACCGGGGCCGGTGATGTGAACGGCGACGGGTACAGCGATGTAATAGCAGGTGCGATGTGGTATGACAAGGGGCAGGTTAACGAGGGGGCCGCATTTGTTTATCATGGAAGTGCGGCGGGCATCACTGGGAACGCCGTTTCAATTCTTGAAAGTAACCAGGCAGACGCGATACTGGGCTTGTCGGTGGCCGGAGCCGGTGATGTCAACGGGGATGGTTACAGTGATGTGATCATAGGCGCATATTTATATGACAACGGGCAGCTCAATGAAGGCGCTGCTTTTGTGTACCACGGGTCAGCGGCTGGTATCAACGTAAATGCGGCAACAGTTCTGGAAAGCAACCAAGCGGAAGCACAGACCGGGTATTCGGTGGCAAGTGCGGGGGATGTGAACGGGGACGGATATGGCGATGTGATAGTAGGTGCCAATTACTATGATAATGCCCAGTCCAACGAGGGCGGCGCATTTGTTTATAAAGGTTCTGTAAACGGATTAATAGCTAGCGCCGCATCAGTTTTGGAGAGTAACCAGGTGAATGCTTCCCTGGGAGGATCGGTTGCTAGCGCGGGTGACGTAAATGGGGATGGTTATAGTGATATCGTGGTTGGCGCGCCACTTTATGACAAAGGGGAGAATGATGAGGGTGTGGCGTTTGTTTGGCATGGAAGTCCTTATAATTTGGATATGGTTACTTCCCTTTCTCTTGATCTAAATCAGCAAAATTCTTTAATAGGTTATTCTGTTGCGGGAGCTGGTGATGTTAACGGGGATGGATATGATGACACAATTATAGGCGCTTATCTATATGATAATGGCCAATCAGATGAAGGAGCCGTGTTTTTGTATTTAGGGTCCTCCAACGGCAATAATATTGTGTATTCTGTAATATTAGAAAGCAACCTGCATAATGCTGCCTTCGGCAAGTCAGTTGCTAGTGCAGGTGATATTAATGATGATGGATATGGAGATGTAATTATTGGTGCCCCCTATTATACAAATGGAGAGATATACGAGGGAGCCGCTTACATCTATTATGGTTCGATGAATGGTTTAGACAAAAACACCTACACAATTTTACAAAGTAATCAGGCCAATGCTTGGATGGGTCGTTCAGCTGCGAGTGCTGGTGATGTGAATGGTGATGGATATGGAGACGTAGTGGTGGGAGCGGAGGCTTTTGATAATGGACAATTTAATGAGGGAGTCGTGTTTATATATCACGGATCAGCTAATGGAATTATTCCACAGTTTGTATTGCGGTTAGAAAGTGATCAGCAAACCGCATACATGGGGTATTCGGTCTCTGGTGCTGGTGATGTCAATGGGGATGGATATGATGATGTTGTGGTTGGTGCTCCATATTACATAAAAGGCCAAACACCTGAAGGACGTGCATTTGTATATTATGGGTCAAGTAATGGAATTAACGTCTTGTCTAGGCTGACCTTAGAAGAAAATCAGGCAGAATCAGAATTTGGTTGGTCAGTATCAAAAGCAGGCGATATTAATGGCGACGGATATGCGGATGTTGTTGTAGGTGCTCCCGGTTATGACAAAGATTTGCAAAACGAGGGAGCTGCTTTTGTTTACAATGGTTCGGCAGCTGGACTTAATTCAAATTTTACAATGATTTTAAAGGGGAATCAGTCAGAATCAAGATTTGCCTCTTCTTTGTCAGGAGCAGGCGACGTAAATGGTGACGGATATAGCGATATAATCGTTGGAGCTCCACATTTTTATAAGATTCAGACGGTTGGTGGGAATATTGTTAAACTATACAATGGAAAAGCATTTCTTTTCTGCGGGTCTGAGTTAGGAGTCAAGGCTATGCCGATGTCGACATTTGAAGTTCTGGATGACCAGTCGGAAATGGGACAATCGGTCTCGGGCGCAGGCGACTTAAATGGTGATGGATATTGCGATATAGTGATAGGATGTCCAGAGTTTGGGAATAGCGGAGCAGCGTTTGTCTGTTACGGAAACACCGGCAATAACCTCAAAAACAACCTCCGCCTCTACAATTCCGATTTAACTACAGTAATCAACCACAACCAATTCCCTCAAAATAACTTTGGCGCAGGACTATATGCCAGATCGTTCCTGGGCCGAAACAAAGGAAAGCTCGTATGGGAAACGAGGGCTAAAGGACAAGGATTTTCGAAGGGCGGGAATAATGTCATTACCAATAGTACCCAGTCTACCGGCTCGCAGAATGCATATACCGGTCTCGGTCTTGGAGGTACGGAATTGAAAAGTGTGATAACCAAACAAGGGCCCGCGACCAAGGTACGGGTTCGAATAAAATACGATCCGACTCTTGCGTTAACCGGCCAAACGTATGGTCCTTGGCGTTACTTGCCTGCCTATTTGTTAGGTACTAATATCGCACCTGTACCGGAAGACGCAATGGCTGAAACCGTGAAGCGCAAAGCTGAGATTTTAGAAAAAGGTAACTTTTCTGAAACGGTTTCCATATATCCAAACCCGGTTTCGGATAGACTCTTCGTTGAATCTAAAACTCCTGAACAGATACGCGAAATGCAATTGTTGACTATCAATGGCAAATCCGTATGTAAATCATCGGGAGGGACTCGTGAAATTGATGTCAGACATCTGGAACCAGGGGTTTATATCTTGATAGTAACACATTTGGACGGATCAAAACTTTCGAAGAAAGTGATGATTAGGCGGTAG
- a CDS encoding c-type cytochrome encodes MIRKILKWTGLTLGMVILLVIAGFVAASVNVNRRIQEDYSFKKEEIDITADSAALARGKHLVAIKGCQDCHGTDLGGKIMMDDGAVGKLSASNLTKGNGGLPQSYGPADWLTALRHGIGTNGKPLLFMPSHETALLSEQDISAIIAYCGQVPKVDRKLPANDLGPVAIIMSALDKMPLLSVEKIDHNRPMIAKADSSEGVAQGKYLSISCSGCHREDMKGGEPLAPGFPPVPNITSSGHVGKWSQQQFITTLTTGKTPEGHVLKNDDMPWKMTAQYTKTELASLYLYLKSI; translated from the coding sequence ATGATAAGAAAAATTCTAAAATGGACGGGTTTGACACTGGGAATGGTCATCCTGTTGGTGATTGCGGGTTTTGTTGCCGCATCGGTTAATGTAAACAGGCGCATTCAAGAGGACTATTCTTTCAAAAAAGAAGAGATAGACATCACCGCGGACAGCGCGGCGCTGGCCAGGGGAAAGCACCTCGTGGCCATCAAAGGGTGCCAGGATTGCCACGGCACCGACCTTGGCGGTAAAATCATGATGGATGACGGGGCTGTGGGAAAGCTTTCGGCCAGCAATTTGACCAAAGGCAATGGCGGGTTGCCGCAAAGTTACGGTCCGGCAGACTGGCTCACGGCACTCCGACACGGTATTGGCACAAACGGCAAACCGCTTTTGTTCATGCCGTCACACGAAACTGCATTGCTCTCTGAGCAGGACATTTCCGCGATCATTGCCTACTGCGGGCAAGTACCAAAAGTCGATCGCAAATTACCTGCCAACGACCTCGGCCCGGTCGCAATCATCATGAGCGCACTGGATAAAATGCCTCTGCTGTCCGTCGAAAAAATTGATCACAACAGGCCAATGATCGCAAAAGCAGATTCCTCGGAAGGTGTAGCACAGGGAAAATATCTTTCGATATCATGTAGCGGGTGCCACCGTGAGGATATGAAGGGTGGCGAGCCGCTGGCACCGGGTTTTCCGCCGGTACCTAACATTACCAGTTCCGGCCATGTCGGAAAATGGTCTCAGCAGCAGTTCATTACAACATTGACTACCGGAAAAACACCGGAAGGACATGTGCTGAAAAACGATGACATGCCCTGGAAAATGACGGCTCAGTACACCAAAACAGAACTGGCGTCACTTTATTTGTATTTGAAATCTATTTAG
- a CDS encoding DUF4926 domain-containing protein, with the protein MTINEFDKVVLAENIAELGLEIGDVGTVVMTHQNGKGFEVEFVTLDGKTIAVETLFLHQIRPVRQGEIAHVREGQNVSL; encoded by the coding sequence ATGACGATAAACGAATTTGACAAAGTAGTTCTTGCCGAAAACATCGCAGAACTTGGATTGGAAATCGGTGATGTTGGAACAGTCGTTATGACGCATCAGAATGGAAAAGGTTTTGAGGTGGAATTCGTAACCCTCGATGGGAAGACCATCGCCGTTGAAACTCTGTTCCTTCATCAGATCCGCCCCGTGCGCCAGGGCGAGATCGCCCATGTACGTGAAGGTCAAAACGTTAGCTTATAA
- a CDS encoding sulfurtransferase — translation MNIITTDQLKAFIRDENPVLIDARGGADALKHFNSGHLENALFADLETDLSEKSANAAHGGRHPLPKPENFGEFLGKLGIDPSSIVIVYDDKKGANAAARFWWMLKAAGHEKVYVVSGGLDAIAKAGLSISKTTSIHSKKEPYPVTEWKLPVIDADFVSNVASNPEFMVIDVRENYRYVGESEPIDLVAGHIPGAVNIPYTTNLDENGDFKSVDELAVKYREAIADRDPRNVIVHCGSGVTACHTLLAMSEAGLDGAGLYVGSWSEWSRNDRPVATGIK, via the coding sequence ATGAATATCATTACAACAGATCAGCTGAAAGCTTTTATAAGGGATGAAAATCCGGTTTTGATTGATGCGCGGGGTGGGGCGGATGCTTTGAAGCATTTTAATTCGGGACATCTGGAAAACGCATTATTTGCGGATCTTGAAACAGACCTTTCCGAAAAATCAGCAAATGCCGCTCACGGAGGCAGGCACCCGCTTCCTAAACCTGAGAACTTTGGAGAATTTTTGGGGAAACTTGGAATAGATCCGTCGTCCATTGTAATCGTGTATGATGACAAAAAAGGCGCGAATGCAGCGGCGAGATTTTGGTGGATGCTCAAAGCCGCAGGCCACGAAAAGGTGTACGTAGTGAGTGGAGGACTGGATGCTATTGCAAAAGCAGGACTATCAATATCGAAAACGACTTCCATTCATTCCAAGAAGGAACCATACCCTGTTACCGAATGGAAATTGCCGGTTATTGATGCAGATTTCGTTTCTAACGTTGCCAGCAACCCGGAATTTATGGTCATTGATGTCAGGGAAAATTACCGGTATGTAGGTGAGAGTGAGCCAATAGACCTGGTTGCAGGCCATATTCCCGGTGCAGTCAACATTCCTTACACGACTAACCTGGACGAAAATGGGGACTTTAAATCAGTGGATGAATTGGCTGTAAAATACCGCGAGGCCATTGCAGATCGTGACCCCCGGAATGTTATTGTGCATTGCGGCTCGGGTGTAACTGCCTGCCATACCTTGTTGGCAATGTCGGAAGCCGGACTGGACGGAGCCGGACTATATGTTGGTTCATGGAGCGAATGGTCACGTAATGACCGACCAGTTGCCACCGGGATCAAATGA